The following proteins are co-located in the Pseudomonas cavernae genome:
- the quiC gene encoding 3-dehydroshikimate dehydratase QuiC: MQRSIATVSLSGTLPEKLEAIAAAGFDGVEIFENDLLYYDGSPRDVRRMCQDLGIAITLFQPFRDFEGCRRDRLPRNLDRAERKFDLMQELGTDLVLVCSNVAADSLGDEDILIDDLRLLAERAGARGLRIGYEALAWGRHVNTWQQVWNIVKRADHSALGVLLDSFHTLSIKGDPAAIAEIPGDKIFFVQMADAPLLAMDVLEWSRHFRCFPGQGEFDLPGFLAPIIRSGYSGPLSLEIFNDGFRAAPPRGNAADGLRSLLYLEEKTRKRLEQDVTPPANLDILFAPPAAGRYDGVEFLEFAVDEARGAKLSGWLERLGFAKAGQHRSKEVSLLRQGDINIVLNAEPYSFAHSFFEAHGPSLCATALRVKNGASALERAREFKGQPYRGLVGPNEREIPAVRAPDGSLIYLVEQGASGQTIYDSDFNLSPAASPSGSLQRIDHMAMALPADGLDNWVLFYKSLFDFEADDEVVLPDPYGLVKSRALRSRCSSIRLPLNISENRNTAISHALSSYRGSGVHHIAFSCADIFAEVSRAKEAGVPLLDIPLNYYDDLAARFDFDDEFLSELAYYNVLYDRDAQGGELFHVYTEPFEERFFFEIIQRKNGYVGYGAANVAVRLAAMAKARSSVAKQARL, encoded by the coding sequence ATGCAGCGCTCGATTGCCACCGTCTCCCTCAGCGGTACCCTGCCGGAAAAACTCGAAGCCATCGCCGCTGCCGGTTTCGATGGCGTGGAAATCTTCGAAAACGACCTGCTCTATTACGACGGTAGCCCGCGTGACGTGCGGCGCATGTGCCAGGACCTGGGCATCGCCATCACCCTGTTCCAGCCGTTCCGCGACTTCGAAGGCTGTCGCCGCGACCGCCTGCCGCGCAATCTCGACCGTGCCGAGCGCAAATTCGATTTGATGCAGGAACTGGGCACCGACCTGGTGCTGGTGTGCAGCAACGTCGCCGCCGATTCCCTCGGTGACGAGGACATTCTCATCGACGACCTGCGCCTGCTGGCCGAACGCGCCGGCGCGCGTGGCCTGCGCATCGGCTACGAGGCGCTGGCCTGGGGCCGCCACGTCAACACCTGGCAGCAGGTGTGGAACATCGTCAAGCGCGCCGACCATTCGGCGCTCGGCGTGCTGCTCGACAGCTTCCACACCCTGTCGATCAAGGGCGACCCGGCCGCCATCGCCGAGATTCCCGGCGACAAGATCTTCTTCGTGCAGATGGCCGACGCGCCGCTGCTGGCCATGGATGTGCTGGAGTGGAGCCGGCACTTCCGCTGCTTCCCCGGCCAGGGCGAGTTCGACCTGCCGGGCTTCCTCGCGCCGATCATCCGCAGCGGCTACAGCGGGCCACTGTCGCTGGAGATCTTCAACGACGGCTTCCGCGCCGCACCGCCGCGCGGCAACGCCGCCGACGGCCTGCGCTCGTTGCTGTATCTGGAGGAGAAGACCCGCAAGCGGCTGGAGCAGGACGTTACCCCGCCGGCCAATCTCGACATTCTCTTCGCCCCGCCAGCGGCTGGGCGCTACGACGGCGTGGAGTTCCTCGAGTTCGCCGTCGACGAGGCGCGCGGCGCCAAGCTGAGTGGCTGGCTGGAGCGCCTGGGCTTCGCCAAGGCCGGCCAGCACCGCTCCAAGGAGGTCAGCTTGCTGCGCCAGGGCGACATCAACATCGTCCTCAATGCCGAGCCGTACTCCTTCGCCCACAGTTTCTTCGAGGCCCACGGCCCGTCGCTGTGCGCCACCGCGCTGCGGGTCAAGAACGGCGCTAGCGCCCTGGAACGCGCGCGCGAGTTCAAGGGTCAGCCCTATCGCGGCCTGGTCGGCCCCAACGAACGCGAGATTCCCGCCGTGCGCGCGCCGGACGGCAGCCTGATCTACCTGGTGGAGCAGGGCGCCAGCGGGCAGACCATCTACGACAGCGACTTCAACCTCAGCCCCGCGGCCAGCCCGAGCGGCAGCCTGCAGCGCATCGACCACATGGCCATGGCCCTGCCGGCCGATGGCCTGGACAACTGGGTGCTGTTCTACAAGAGCCTGTTCGACTTCGAGGCCGACGACGAAGTGGTGCTGCCCGACCCCTACGGCCTGGTCAAGAGCCGCGCCCTGCGCAGCCGCTGCAGCTCCATCCGCCTGCCGTTGAACATCTCGGAGAACCGCAACACGGCGATCTCCCACGCCCTGTCCAGCTATCGCGGCTCCGGCGTGCACCACATCGCCTTCTCCTGCGCGGACATCTTCGCCGAGGTCAGCCGCGCCAAGGAGGCCGGCGTGCCGCTGTTGGACATCCCGCTCAACTACTACGACGACCTCGCCGCGCGCTTCGATTTCGACGACGAGTTCCTCAGCGAACTGGCCTACTACAACGTGCTGTACGACCGCGACGCCCAGGGCGGCGAGCTGTTCCACGTCTACACCGAGCCGTTCGAGGAGCGCTTCTTCTTCGAGATCATCCAGCGCAAGAACGGCTACGTCGGTTACGGCGCGGCCAATGTCGCGGTACGTCTGGCGGCGATGGCCAAGGCGCGTAGCAGCGTAGCCAAGCAGGCACGGTTGTAA
- a CDS encoding TetR/AcrR family transcriptional regulator encodes MNSADTPAEPVEVPRKSRKNNPEKTREDILQAAVAEFVQQGLSGARVDAIAERTHTSKRMIYYYFGSKEQLYVEVLEKLYGDIRRTESQLHLAELAPQEAIRRLVEFTFDHHDRNVDFVRIVSIENIHHGEYVKQSKAIRSLSNTMLHSLDDILRRGEAEGLFRSGLDPLDVHLLISSFCLYRVSNRHTFGEIFQVDLSGEQVKQRHKQMICESVLRYIQP; translated from the coding sequence ATGAATTCCGCCGACACCCCTGCCGAGCCCGTAGAAGTGCCGCGCAAGAGCCGCAAGAACAATCCGGAGAAGACCCGCGAGGACATCCTCCAGGCTGCCGTGGCCGAGTTCGTCCAGCAGGGTTTGTCCGGCGCGCGGGTGGATGCCATCGCCGAGCGCACCCACACCTCCAAACGCATGATCTACTACTACTTCGGCAGCAAGGAGCAGCTCTACGTCGAGGTGTTGGAGAAGCTCTACGGCGATATCCGGCGCACCGAGAGCCAGCTGCATCTGGCCGAACTGGCGCCGCAGGAAGCGATCCGCCGGCTGGTGGAGTTCACCTTCGACCACCACGACCGCAACGTCGATTTCGTCCGCATCGTCAGCATCGAGAACATCCACCACGGCGAGTACGTGAAGCAGTCCAAGGCGATCCGCTCGCTGAGCAACACCATGCTCCACTCCCTCGACGACATCCTCCGGCGCGGCGAAGCCGAGGGCCTGTTCCGCAGCGGCCTCGACCCGCTCGACGTGCATCTGCTGATCAGTTCCTTCTGCTTGTACCGTGTCTCCAACCGCCACACCTTCGGCGAGATATTCCAGGTCGACCTGTCGGGCGAGCAGGTCAAGCAGCGCCACAAGCAGATGATCTGCGAGTCGGTGCTGCGTTATATCCAGCCCTGA
- a CDS encoding PSPA7_2676 family Cys-rich small protein → MYLRCFFLGCQWDEGILTEVGSEVMLCQRCCRCGAHQYLKVMSSPETPE, encoded by the coding sequence ATGTACCTGCGATGCTTCTTTCTGGGATGCCAATGGGACGAAGGGATACTCACCGAGGTGGGCTCTGAGGTGATGCTCTGCCAGCGATGTTGTCGCTGCGGAGCGCATCAGTACCTGAAGGTAATGAGCAGCCCCGAAACGCCTGAGTAA